A window from Leptothermofonsia sichuanensis E412 encodes these proteins:
- a CDS encoding NAD(P)H-hydrate dehydratase yields the protein MSVTDQGSDRIQQFVVTADQMRQIEERVFAAGMPVAALMEKVAGLIFQRVKTLYPDTTGRRVGVLVGPGHNGGDALVVARELHLSGYEVLAYCPFSRLKELTGQHRQFCGSLGIPFVETVENLRGCDWLIDGLFGFGLERSLSDAIADAINQVNQWSSPVVSIDVPSGLHTDTGTVLGTAICATHTLCLGLWKLGLLQDPALDYVGRAELIDFGLPLADIQAVVGEAPDWQRITPEAAIAHLPLHRPPATHKYKMGHLLVICGSRRYAGGALLTGLGARASGVGMLSMAVPASLKPIMTAQIPEALILDCPETETGAIARLPHGLDFDAYQAIACGPGLTMEATAAVMAVLAGDRPLVLDADGLNLLAAQGTMPTLHARQAPTVLTPHLGEFRRLFPDLGAAMTCRVTATQRAASQSGAIVLLKGARIAISAPGGATRINPHSTPALARGGSGDVLTGLLGGLLAQASPDSPLLEVVAAAAWWHSLAGIQAAEDRTTLGVDAFTLTHYLVPTLRKIIASR from the coding sequence GTGAGTGTGACTGACCAGGGCAGTGACCGGATTCAGCAGTTTGTTGTTACTGCTGACCAGATGCGGCAGATTGAAGAACGGGTATTTGCCGCCGGGATGCCTGTGGCTGCCTTGATGGAGAAGGTGGCAGGTCTGATTTTTCAGCGGGTGAAGACCCTGTATCCCGACACCACGGGACGGCGGGTAGGGGTACTGGTTGGACCAGGGCACAATGGCGGAGATGCGCTGGTTGTTGCACGGGAACTGCATCTCAGTGGGTATGAGGTATTGGCTTACTGCCCATTTTCGCGCCTGAAGGAGTTGACCGGGCAGCATCGGCAGTTCTGTGGCAGCCTGGGAATTCCTTTTGTTGAAACAGTAGAGAATTTGCGGGGTTGTGACTGGCTGATTGATGGGCTATTTGGGTTTGGGCTGGAGCGATCGCTGTCCGATGCCATTGCCGATGCCATCAATCAGGTCAATCAATGGTCGTCGCCAGTAGTCAGCATTGATGTGCCGTCAGGGTTACACACGGATACTGGCACGGTTCTGGGAACAGCGATCTGCGCTACCCATACCCTCTGCCTGGGGTTATGGAAGCTGGGATTATTGCAGGACCCCGCACTGGACTATGTGGGCAGGGCCGAATTGATTGATTTTGGTCTACCGCTGGCAGACATTCAGGCCGTGGTGGGGGAAGCCCCTGACTGGCAGCGAATCACTCCTGAAGCCGCGATCGCCCATCTGCCACTGCACCGTCCCCCTGCAACCCATAAATACAAAATGGGGCATTTACTGGTGATTTGTGGCTCCCGGCGTTACGCTGGTGGAGCGCTGTTGACCGGGCTGGGTGCCCGCGCCAGTGGGGTGGGAATGCTGTCAATGGCTGTCCCCGCCTCGCTGAAGCCAATTATGACCGCACAAATTCCTGAAGCCCTGATACTGGACTGCCCAGAGACAGAGACAGGGGCGATCGCCCGGTTACCCCATGGCCTCGATTTTGATGCATACCAGGCGATTGCCTGTGGTCCCGGTTTGACAATGGAAGCCACCGCCGCGGTGATGGCAGTGCTGGCAGGCGATCGCCCCCTGGTGCTGGATGCAGATGGTCTGAATCTTCTGGCGGCGCAGGGAACAATGCCCACGTTGCATGCACGCCAGGCCCCAACGGTTTTGACTCCCCATCTGGGTGAGTTCAGGCGGCTGTTTCCAGACCTGGGAGCAGCGATGACCTGCCGGGTCACGGCCACTCAAAGGGCAGCATCCCAGAGTGGGGCAATTGTTCTATTAAAGGGGGCACGCATCGCGATCTCCGCTCCCGGTGGGGCGACCCGGATTAACCCCCACAGCACGCCAGCTCTGGCTCGCGGCGGCAGTGGAGATGTCTTGACCGGGTTACTGGGTGGGTTGCTGGCACAGGCATCCCCTGACAGCCCGTTGCTTGAAGTGGTTGCTGCGGCAGCCTGGTGGCATTCTCTGGCAGGCATTCAGGCCGCAGAGGACAGAACTACCCTGGGAGTGGATGCCTTCACCCTGACCCATTACCTGGTTCCAACGCTGCGAAAAATTATTGCCTCCCGTTAA
- a CDS encoding ABC transporter substrate-binding protein, translating into MKRFTSSPLQPTPLQPGKAVILATLAMAAGFFAAACQETTPPQPGSSPATGGTGGLKIGSLLPATGDLASIGQPMLDAVPLLVETVNQCGGVNGAPVTLVPNADDQTSPEAGLEAMTRLAEVERVAGVVGSFASSVSTAAIPVAVRNRVMLISPGSTSPVFTERAKKGEFQGYWARTAPPDTYQAQALAKLAKEKGATKASTIVINNDYGVGFEREFVQAFQKAGGTITNANRPTRYDPKATTFDTEVQAAFSGNPDAVAAVLYAETGSLLLKSAFEQGLSKGVQILLTDGVYSPDFPEQVGKTADGKFILVGAMGTVPGADGKALEALKKLWQEKKGRPISAYVPHSWDAAALLVLAAEAAKVNTGEGISSKIRDVANAPGTEVTDVCEALKLIRSGQEINYQGASGNVDIDENGDVVGSYDVWQVTDDGKLEVIGKVSPQ; encoded by the coding sequence ATGAAACGATTTACTTCCAGCCCCCTTCAACCCACCCCGCTTCAACCCGGAAAAGCCGTCATTCTGGCAACACTGGCAATGGCGGCTGGCTTTTTTGCAGCAGCCTGCCAGGAAACCACCCCTCCCCAGCCAGGAAGTTCACCAGCTACCGGGGGGACAGGTGGGCTGAAGATTGGGTCCTTACTCCCCGCAACAGGCGACCTTGCCTCGATCGGGCAGCCAATGCTGGATGCGGTTCCCCTGCTGGTGGAAACGGTCAATCAATGTGGCGGAGTCAATGGCGCTCCCGTGACGCTGGTTCCTAACGCAGACGACCAGACCAGCCCAGAAGCAGGACTGGAAGCCATGACCCGGCTGGCTGAAGTCGAAAGGGTGGCAGGGGTTGTTGGCTCCTTTGCCAGCAGTGTTTCAACGGCAGCGATTCCGGTTGCTGTGCGCAATCGAGTCATGCTAATTTCCCCTGGCAGCACCAGCCCTGTTTTTACTGAGCGGGCAAAAAAAGGCGAATTTCAGGGCTACTGGGCACGTACAGCCCCGCCCGATACCTACCAGGCGCAGGCACTTGCAAAACTGGCGAAGGAAAAGGGGGCGACAAAGGCATCCACCATTGTGATTAACAACGATTATGGAGTTGGCTTTGAGCGTGAGTTTGTCCAGGCATTTCAAAAAGCAGGTGGAACCATCACAAATGCGAACAGACCGACTCGCTATGATCCCAAAGCAACCACATTCGATACGGAAGTTCAGGCAGCTTTTTCTGGAAATCCAGATGCTGTAGCCGCCGTCCTTTATGCTGAGACAGGTAGTTTGCTGCTGAAGTCTGCGTTTGAACAGGGGCTGAGTAAAGGGGTACAGATTCTGTTGACCGATGGCGTGTACTCCCCCGATTTCCCTGAACAAGTGGGTAAGACTGCCGACGGCAAATTCATCCTGGTAGGGGCAATGGGCACAGTTCCCGGTGCGGATGGTAAAGCATTAGAGGCCCTGAAAAAACTCTGGCAGGAGAAGAAAGGCAGGCCCATCAGTGCCTATGTCCCCCATTCCTGGGATGCAGCAGCTTTACTGGTACTGGCAGCGGAAGCTGCAAAAGTCAATACAGGAGAGGGGATCAGCAGCAAAATTCGGGATGTGGCTAATGCGCCTGGAACCGAGGTGACGGATGTTTGCGAAGCCTTAAAGCTGATCCGGAGTGGACAGGAGATCAACTATCAGGGGGCCAGTGGCAATGTCGATATTGATGAAAATGGCGATGTGGTTGGCAGCTATGATGTCTGGCAAGTGACGGATGATGGAAAGCTGGAGGTTATTGGCAAGGTTAGCCCCCAATAG
- a CDS encoding S66 peptidase family protein produces MKLCKPPTPLKPGDLLRVIAPSGTLRELEAFYNGIAVWRSRGYRVELTAGFDHRWGYLAGTDANRRFQLLTALNDPECRGILCARGGYGGARLLEDWVWHLPEPKWLVGFSDITGLLLSLSYQGISGVHGPLLTTLAAEPDWSVNRLFDWVEGRSLPPLQGTGWGGGKTTGILLPVNLTVATSLLGTPIQPDLADVILAIEDVGEAPYRIDRMLTQWRLGGFFKPVKGIAIGRFSQCNPPATIPSFTVEEVLRDRLGDLGIPIVSQLPFGHDGENATLPVGVRVELDGDLGTLRIED; encoded by the coding sequence ATGAAACTTTGTAAACCTCCCACTCCCTTAAAGCCGGGTGACCTGCTACGGGTCATTGCTCCCAGTGGCACATTGCGAGAGCTAGAAGCGTTTTACAACGGGATAGCCGTCTGGCGATCGCGGGGCTACCGGGTTGAACTGACCGCTGGCTTTGACCATCGTTGGGGCTATCTGGCGGGCACCGATGCAAACCGCCGGTTTCAGCTTCTCACCGCTCTGAATGACCCTGAATGTCGCGGCATCCTTTGTGCCCGGGGTGGTTATGGAGGGGCGCGGTTACTGGAAGATTGGGTCTGGCATCTGCCGGAACCCAAATGGCTGGTGGGATTTTCTGACATCACTGGCCTGTTGCTGAGTCTCAGTTACCAGGGAATTTCTGGCGTTCATGGTCCCTTATTGACGACACTGGCGGCTGAACCGGATTGGTCTGTTAACCGGCTGTTTGACTGGGTAGAGGGGCGATCGCTCCCCCCCCTCCAGGGAACAGGCTGGGGCGGAGGCAAGACCACAGGAATCCTTCTACCTGTCAACTTAACCGTGGCAACCAGCCTCCTGGGCACCCCGATTCAGCCCGATTTAGCCGATGTGATTCTGGCCATCGAAGATGTGGGAGAAGCTCCCTATCGAATTGACCGCATGTTGACTCAGTGGCGACTGGGTGGTTTTTTCAAGCCAGTTAAAGGAATTGCCATTGGACGCTTCAGTCAGTGCAACCCACCCGCCACCATTCCCAGTTTTACGGTTGAGGAAGTGCTGCGCGATCGCCTGGGTGACCTGGGCATCCCGATTGTTTCTCAGCTTCCTTTTGGGCATGACGGAGAAAATGCGACCCTCCCGGTTGGTGTCCGGGTTGAATTAGATGGTGATTTGGGGACCCTGAGGATTGAGGATTAG
- a CDS encoding peptidoglycan-binding domain-containing protein, with translation MSATHEFSEEMAANVVHPALYEGDFGTAVVELQKLLNERGANLLVDGFFGPVTKAAVVHFQKNYGLVPDGVIGSIVWKQLHTRKLPIRLDDLCLLYNPQTLPHQAEALQWLQSQIPARTLEEFVRRWQKQP, from the coding sequence ATGAGCGCGACCCATGAGTTTTCTGAAGAAATGGCTGCCAATGTTGTTCATCCAGCTCTGTATGAAGGAGATTTTGGGACCGCAGTGGTTGAACTACAGAAGCTGCTGAATGAGAGGGGAGCCAATCTGTTAGTTGATGGCTTCTTTGGTCCAGTGACTAAAGCGGCTGTGGTTCATTTCCAGAAAAATTACGGGCTGGTACCGGATGGGGTGATTGGCTCTATTGTCTGGAAACAGTTACACACCAGAAAACTGCCCATCCGCCTGGATGATCTCTGCTTACTCTATAACCCCCAAACGTTGCCCCATCAGGCTGAAGCCCTGCAATGGTTGCAAAGCCAGATTCCTGCCAGAACCTTAGAGGAGTTTGTCCGCCGCTGGCAGAAGCAGCCATAA
- a CDS encoding cobyrinic acid a,c-diamide synthase — protein sequence MDTHLDEDKLLSHPIGSESMLSRLPPEAKRWAESLPWIQRRYLLSLCHLMVAATPEMRAEFLDDYTADGLISKVLEDRDTKQKVRDYLREFRIDTELTTASLRSYIRQFYIHSAQDVRRQPDLYLESALRLVMSTEERNNVFNYILGFELIKMMFRMTWYEHEKLYRLQRNQDEFIQTYIKPIQHAHRINKIIVPRDEHLFFARRDYYVQRPVIGDKKLVELAIATFTTETTTNFGFSIIRHAHSLAFDYDYVFGAEQEIFSYSE from the coding sequence ATGGATACACACCTGGACGAAGACAAGCTGTTGTCTCATCCAATCGGTTCTGAAAGTATGCTTTCCAGACTGCCCCCAGAAGCCAAACGGTGGGCAGAAAGTTTGCCCTGGATCCAGCGACGATATCTGTTATCGCTATGTCATTTAATGGTGGCGGCTACACCAGAAATGCGAGCCGAGTTTTTAGATGACTACACCGCAGATGGGTTGATTTCAAAAGTTCTGGAAGACCGTGATACAAAACAAAAAGTTAGAGATTATTTAAGGGAATTTCGGATTGATACCGAATTAACTACGGCTTCATTGAGAAGTTATATCCGCCAGTTTTACATTCATTCCGCTCAGGATGTGCGCCGACAGCCAGATTTGTATTTAGAATCAGCGCTGCGGTTAGTTATGAGTACTGAAGAGCGCAACAACGTATTCAACTACATTCTGGGATTTGAACTGATTAAAATGATGTTTCGGATGACCTGGTATGAACATGAAAAGCTCTATCGCTTACAAAGGAACCAGGATGAATTTATTCAGACTTATATCAAACCCATTCAACACGCCCATAGAATTAATAAAATCATTGTTCCCAGAGACGAACATTTGTTCTTTGCTCGACGCGATTACTATGTGCAGAGACCTGTGATTGGGGATAAGAAACTGGTGGAACTGGCGATCGCCACCTTCACAACAGAAACCACCACAAATTTTGGGTTCTCCATCATCCGCCATGCCCACTCCCTCGCATTCGACTACGATTATGTGTTTGGGGCAGAACAGGAAATATTTTCCTATAGCGAATAA
- a CDS encoding EAL domain-containing protein has product MLTSPLKLIIHPNDLDASHCLHRLGFKSVPSVPQLFYAAVEGSQLSRLFLQVSQAFSDSSLTRSRYCITRSPLDSPALLVEFLDAPSLSTITDSVKYAWFLQVLAKQQLFFNYQPIFDLQQGQVVAYECLARALTDQGQSFNGQQLIDAALCMDLTREFDELARASCFQAIAQVLAAHFTTPQNRPWFFINVLPNAITGDFQSLEHSFQQVLDLGVSPQQIVFELTEVEVLASQLELRQVVAELRRWGFRFAIDDLCGSVSTDHFFLEFRPDVIKLDRQLIAGCSRYHLKQILLKSLLQSAHELGVTVLAEGLETIEDIDFCRELGVDYGQGFGLALPERTPRLKSLESLKFSNAG; this is encoded by the coding sequence TTGCTGACCAGTCCACTCAAGCTCATCATTCATCCAAACGACCTGGACGCCAGTCACTGCTTGCATCGATTGGGGTTTAAGTCAGTTCCCTCGGTACCACAGCTTTTTTATGCGGCTGTGGAGGGTTCCCAACTTTCCCGTCTGTTTCTGCAAGTCAGTCAGGCGTTTTCCGACTCCAGTTTGACCCGTTCACGGTACTGTATTACGCGATCGCCGCTGGACTCGCCTGCCCTGTTAGTTGAGTTTCTGGATGCCCCTTCCTTAAGTACCATTACCGACTCGGTTAAGTACGCCTGGTTTCTGCAAGTCCTGGCAAAGCAGCAGCTTTTCTTCAACTATCAACCTATTTTTGATCTGCAACAGGGGCAGGTAGTTGCCTATGAGTGCCTCGCCCGCGCTCTGACTGATCAGGGGCAATCCTTTAATGGACAACAGTTAATCGATGCCGCCCTGTGTATGGATCTGACCCGTGAATTTGATGAACTGGCTCGTGCAAGTTGCTTTCAGGCGATCGCTCAGGTGCTGGCTGCTCACTTCACAACCCCACAAAACCGACCCTGGTTCTTTATCAACGTTCTGCCCAACGCAATTACAGGCGATTTTCAGTCCCTGGAACACAGCTTTCAGCAAGTGCTTGACCTGGGTGTATCCCCCCAACAAATTGTGTTTGAGCTAACCGAAGTGGAAGTTCTGGCAAGCCAGTTAGAATTACGCCAGGTGGTGGCTGAATTGCGGCGCTGGGGGTTCCGGTTTGCGATCGATGACCTGTGTGGGAGTGTCTCAACCGATCATTTCTTTCTGGAGTTTCGTCCAGATGTAATTAAGTTAGACCGGCAACTGATTGCCGGGTGCAGCCGTTATCATCTCAAGCAAATTTTGCTCAAAAGCCTGCTCCAGTCTGCTCATGAATTGGGGGTTACTGTACTGGCAGAAGGACTGGAAACGATAGAGGATATTGACTTTTGCCGGGAACTGGGGGTGGATTATGGTCAGGGCTTTGGGCTGGCATTACCCGAACGAACCCCACGGCTGAAGTCCCTGGAGTCACTCAAATTTTCCAATGCCGGTTGA
- a CDS encoding O-linked N-acetylglucosamine transferase family protein: MDYQRFITELPSLYHHWGQATVCPKSGQFQAMLEQVGGMTTANVLQLLNFAVACMEPGDVYCEVGCWHGSTLIGALLNHPTCMAYAVDNFSTLDPQGENQEKLMRNLSRFNLEAQVFFCNQDFEAFFADLRELQSDDRIGVYFYDGAHDYRSQLMGLLLVKPFLAEQALIIVDDSNWDSVQQANWDFIASHPECDLLLDLPTPQNGHPSFWNGVHVLSWNVNTRHPYDGSTLAQKRKSRLLQAICAIPPLAEPTEMIDLEALRREASRLQTTGQFPAAEQVYRAILQHNSHLGSVWHELGVVCVQMKQYENALDAFAKAVELDQSNALYWYNLGVVYEAVEHIPNAASAYQQAIALDAQFLNAHHKLGQLVLTHGDPHQAELIYQKAISIDPRNLDSYLSLGNALLIQKKIEAAIAAYEAALQLAPHEPGVRQNLEFARTLLEDEVQACIFAGNSLHERQRYREAAVHYQRLLELEQADVTVYTILAECYERTQQQDAVIAVCQQGIHRHPAEAEHLHLHLIRALRETNRTQEAIAQSIQSAQQFPKNPYFLFQQHLLLPLLYHSTEEIHYYRQHFTQGLSTLLQTTPLPSSQILLREVLSRHTNFLLAYQNRNDVELQKQYGQFVHQVMVANYPEWGPGTGDRGPGTRVQSPPPNKIRIGYISGCMWEHTVGKLMIGWLRHHNREQFEIYSYSLSDKNDGLTYQFRQYSDAFHQIPDNLEAICRQILADQPDVLVFFDLGLQPLMTQIAALRLAPVQCTSWAHPITSGLPTVDYFLSSDLMEPDNAQDHYSETLVRLPNIGISFTRPEVPEPTRRRADFQLREDAVVYLTSQMLCKYLPEQDRVLAAIARRVPNAQFAFVARPNATVADQFQHRLKQAFAAVGLDSDHYCVMLSQLDQIDYWSLNQLSDVFLDSFGWSGGHTTLEAIACNLPIVTCPGAYMRGRHSYAILTMLGITDTIAHTEAGYIDIAVRLGQDPVWRADIIHRMIDRHPHLYDDITCVAALEDFYRRARASVQKIPH, translated from the coding sequence ATGGACTATCAGCGTTTTATCACAGAATTGCCCAGTCTCTACCACCATTGGGGGCAGGCGACTGTCTGTCCCAAATCCGGGCAGTTCCAGGCAATGCTGGAGCAAGTGGGAGGGATGACAACGGCCAATGTCCTCCAGTTATTGAACTTTGCGGTTGCCTGCATGGAGCCGGGGGATGTGTACTGTGAAGTGGGTTGCTGGCATGGCTCTACTTTGATTGGAGCACTGCTGAACCACCCAACCTGTATGGCCTATGCCGTGGATAATTTCTCAACGCTGGATCCCCAGGGTGAAAATCAGGAAAAGCTGATGCGAAATCTGTCCAGATTCAATCTGGAAGCGCAGGTGTTTTTCTGTAATCAGGATTTTGAGGCATTTTTTGCAGATCTCCGGGAATTGCAAAGTGACGATCGCATCGGAGTATATTTCTATGACGGTGCTCATGATTACCGCTCACAGTTAATGGGCCTGTTGCTGGTCAAACCTTTTCTGGCAGAGCAGGCGTTGATTATTGTGGACGATAGCAACTGGGACAGTGTGCAGCAGGCAAACTGGGACTTTATTGCCAGCCATCCCGAATGCGATTTGCTGTTAGATTTGCCCACCCCCCAGAACGGCCATCCCAGCTTCTGGAATGGGGTCCACGTCCTGAGCTGGAATGTCAATACCCGTCACCCCTATGATGGCTCAACCCTGGCACAAAAGCGCAAAAGCAGGCTGTTGCAGGCAATTTGTGCCATCCCACCCCTGGCTGAACCGACTGAAATGATTGATCTGGAGGCACTCCGCCGGGAAGCCAGTCGGTTGCAGACCACTGGACAATTCCCTGCCGCCGAACAGGTTTACCGGGCAATCCTGCAACATAATAGCCACCTGGGAAGTGTCTGGCACGAGTTAGGGGTGGTCTGCGTTCAAATGAAACAGTATGAGAATGCGCTGGATGCCTTTGCAAAAGCGGTGGAGCTTGATCAGTCCAATGCACTTTACTGGTACAACCTGGGAGTAGTCTATGAAGCTGTGGAACACATTCCCAATGCGGCCAGTGCCTATCAACAGGCGATCGCCCTGGATGCCCAGTTTCTCAATGCCCATCACAAACTGGGACAGCTTGTTCTCACCCACGGGGATCCGCACCAGGCAGAATTAATTTATCAAAAGGCAATCTCGATTGACCCTCGGAACCTGGACAGCTATCTGAGCCTGGGCAATGCCCTGTTGATTCAAAAGAAAATTGAGGCGGCGATCGCCGCTTACGAAGCCGCGCTGCAACTGGCTCCCCATGAACCCGGTGTGCGTCAGAACCTTGAGTTTGCCCGCACACTTCTGGAAGATGAGGTCCAGGCCTGTATTTTCGCGGGCAATAGCCTCCATGAGCGCCAGCGCTATCGGGAAGCCGCCGTTCACTACCAGCGGCTCCTGGAGCTTGAGCAAGCAGATGTGACCGTTTACACCATTCTGGCAGAGTGTTATGAGCGCACCCAGCAACAGGATGCTGTCATAGCCGTTTGCCAGCAGGGCATCCACCGCCATCCGGCTGAAGCTGAACATTTACATCTGCACCTGATCCGAGCCTTGCGAGAAACCAATCGCACCCAGGAGGCGATCGCCCAATCCATTCAGTCTGCGCAACAGTTCCCCAAAAATCCCTATTTTCTATTTCAGCAGCATCTCCTGCTGCCCCTGCTCTACCACAGTACAGAAGAAATCCATTACTATCGCCAGCACTTCACCCAGGGCTTATCAACCCTGCTCCAGACAACACCGCTGCCATCCAGTCAAATCCTGCTCCGGGAAGTCCTCAGCCGCCATACCAATTTTCTCCTGGCGTACCAGAACAGGAATGATGTGGAGCTACAGAAACAGTACGGACAGTTTGTCCATCAAGTGATGGTTGCCAATTATCCAGAGTGGGGACCGGGGACCGGGGATCGGGGACCGGGAACCAGGGTTCAGTCCCCGCCACCTAACAAAATCCGGATTGGCTACATTTCTGGTTGCATGTGGGAGCACACCGTCGGCAAACTGATGATTGGCTGGTTGCGACACCATAACCGGGAACAGTTTGAAATTTACAGCTATTCTCTATCTGACAAAAATGATGGGTTGACTTACCAGTTTCGGCAATACAGTGATGCTTTCCATCAAATTCCTGACAATTTAGAAGCCATCTGTCGGCAAATTCTGGCAGATCAGCCCGACGTGCTTGTATTTTTTGACCTGGGTTTGCAGCCTTTGATGACTCAAATAGCCGCGCTGCGGCTGGCACCAGTGCAATGTACGAGCTGGGCGCACCCGATCACGTCTGGTCTGCCAACCGTGGACTACTTCCTCTCCAGTGACCTGATGGAACCAGACAACGCTCAGGATCACTACTCCGAAACGCTGGTTCGGCTACCGAATATTGGGATTTCCTTCACCAGGCCTGAGGTTCCGGAGCCAACCAGACGCCGGGCAGACTTTCAGCTCCGGGAAGACGCCGTAGTCTATTTGACCAGCCAGATGCTATGCAAATATTTACCGGAACAGGATCGGGTACTGGCGGCGATCGCCCGGCGGGTGCCGAATGCCCAGTTTGCGTTTGTTGCCCGTCCCAACGCGACCGTTGCTGATCAGTTTCAGCATCGCCTGAAGCAGGCATTTGCTGCCGTGGGGCTGGACAGCGACCACTACTGCGTCATGCTATCTCAACTGGACCAGATCGACTACTGGAGTTTGAACCAGCTATCCGATGTTTTCCTGGATAGCTTTGGCTGGTCAGGCGGCCACACCACCCTGGAGGCGATCGCCTGCAACCTGCCGATTGTCACCTGCCCTGGAGCTTATATGCGAGGACGCCACTCCTACGCCATCCTCACCATGCTGGGCATCACAGATACCATTGCCCATACCGAAGCAGGGTACATTGATATTGCTGTGCGGCTGGGGCAGGACCCTGTCTGGAGAGCCGACATCATTCACCGCATGATTGACCGTCATCCCCACCTGTACGATGACATAACCTGCGTGGCTGCCCTGGAAGATTTCTATCGCAGAGCCAGAGCATCGGTTCAGAAAATACCCCATTAG
- a CDS encoding CPBP family intramembrane glutamic endopeptidase codes for MSAKYLNAVRLGKNAWWRYLLGFLLIIFFWLVLGSIPLLMWLAADQLTDNILAVPTGEDQFLQYVVFSLSFCFLALGLYLVITVIHQRRFRSLIRPDASVSRQRIVQGGGLWLLLIVVTYLVEAAIAPSHFDFTVDWQKWLLFLPLVLVFTPIQTTAEELLFRGYMLQSLSLVIRNRWLLIGISSLIFGILHLGNPEVTVTNSFIWLALTYIAFGVFLAVVTLRDNSLELAIGCHAANNLFLAILVRDQVSALDTPAIFTRTVHPDARIEFFLFLVQAIAFYYFFFLRRKSPNFLPGGNSNPTGR; via the coding sequence GTGAGCGCAAAATATCTTAATGCAGTTCGACTGGGTAAAAATGCCTGGTGGCGCTACTTACTCGGCTTTCTGCTGATTATTTTTTTCTGGCTGGTTCTGGGCAGCATCCCCTTACTGATGTGGCTGGCGGCAGATCAGTTGACTGATAATATTCTTGCTGTCCCCACGGGGGAGGATCAGTTTTTACAGTATGTGGTGTTCAGCCTGTCATTTTGCTTTTTAGCGCTGGGACTGTACCTGGTGATTACAGTCATTCACCAGCGGCGGTTTCGATCGCTGATTCGTCCAGATGCCAGTGTCAGTCGGCAGCGGATTGTTCAGGGAGGAGGCCTCTGGCTGCTCCTGATTGTCGTTACCTATCTGGTTGAGGCAGCGATCGCCCCTTCCCATTTCGACTTCACGGTGGACTGGCAGAAATGGCTACTGTTTTTGCCCCTGGTATTGGTCTTCACCCCAATTCAAACAACCGCAGAAGAACTGTTGTTTCGGGGATATATGCTCCAGAGCCTGAGTCTGGTGATTCGGAATCGCTGGTTACTCATTGGCATTTCCAGCCTGATCTTTGGCATCTTGCACCTGGGCAATCCAGAAGTGACCGTTACCAATAGCTTTATCTGGCTTGCCCTCACCTACATCGCCTTTGGGGTCTTTCTGGCAGTGGTGACCTTGAGAGACAATTCCCTGGAACTGGCGATCGGTTGCCACGCTGCCAACAATTTATTTCTGGCAATTCTGGTTAGAGATCAGGTTTCAGCCCTCGATACTCCGGCTATTTTCACCCGCACCGTTCACCCCGATGCCCGGATCGAGTTTTTCCTGTTTCTGGTACAGGCGATCGCATTCTACTACTTCTTTTTCCTCCGCCGCAAATCTCCAAATTTTCTGCCCGGAGGCAATAGCAACCCGACTGGTCGCTAA